AACATATAGGTTGATTTTATCTAACTTGTACAATCATACCCTGCTATTCTCAAGGATTTGATTGGATTAGTGAAGCATTACCTTGAAATCCTGAATGGCGTCTGTCGGCAAGGAGgactatatatatgatgtatttATAAGCTTCTGTGGTGAAGACACACGTAGGACTTTTGTTGATCATCTTTATGTCGCTCTTGACCGACAAGGCATCCGTACTTTTAAGGATGACCAGAGAGTCGAGAAAGGAAAAAGGATCAATGACGAACTCTTACAATCCATTCAAGACTCAAGATTGTACCTCATAGTTTTTTCTAACAACTATGCATCTTCTTCATGGTGCTTAAATGAGCTTTTGAAGATAATGGAGTGTCAGAAGACAAAAGACCATACTGCATACCCTGTTTTCTATGATGTCGAACCAACTGAAGTCCGCAGACAAAGTGGGTCAGTTGGAGAAGCACTTTGCATACATGAAAATGAAACAAAGGTTGGAGTATGGAGACAGGCTCTAAAAGAGACAGCCAATCTGTctggttgggatttgagaaatATTGCTGATGGGTAATCCTTCATtcgttatttttaatatttttttccatTTGGTGCATGTTGTGTGTGGGAggaaatatatgtttgttcatGTCCGTTCTTCCACATGCTAATTGGATCTTTTGTGATATACAGACATGAAGGTCAAGTGATTAAATTGATTGTTGAAGAGGTTTCGCGTGAGTTATGTTCATTTAATTCGAACATCATTGATGAAAAGTTAGTAGGCATAGAACAGAGGATGCAGGATCTCGAGCTGTTGTTAAAAATTGGTTTGGATGATGTTCGCATGATAGGGATCAAGGGGATGGGAGGTGCTGGTAAGACAACTTTGGCCAGGGCCATTTTTGATAAAATATCCACTCAGTTTGAAGCTAGAAGCTTTGTTGAGAACGTCTCAAAAGCCTCCTTGTCAGGCTTGAACTCGCTGCAAAATCAAGTTCTCGCCGATGTATCAAAAGATCAATGCATAACCGTAAGTAGTGTTCATGATGGgataaacatgatgaaattgAGGTTGAGGGGTAAAAGGGTACTTGTTGTTCTAGATGATGTTGATCATATAAGCCATCTTGAGGCATTAGCAGGTGATAATAGTTGGTTTAAACCTGGAAGTAGAATTATAATTACAACAAGAGATGAGCAAGTTTTGTTATCACATCGGGTGAGCTTGATCCACTATATTCATCTGTTATCAGATGAGGAAGCGACACGCCTCTTCAGTAGGTATGCGTTTGGGAAAGATATCCCAGTTAGAGAGTATGAAAAGGAATCTCTCAAAGTTGTACGTTATGCTAATGGTCTTCCATTAACAGTCAAAGTTTTGGGCTCGTTATTGTGTGGTAAAGAGAAGCCTCAATGGATAGATACACTAGCAGGACTCAAAACAATTCCATTGGAGGAAACTGTTAAAAAACTCGAAATAAGCTATGAAAGCTTGGAAGATGAGCACAAGAAAATATTCCTAGATGTTGCATGCTTTCTGAAAAATTGGAAAACAGAGGATGCTATAAGAATGCTTGATGGTTGTGGATTTCAGAGAAAATCTCTTATTACCATTACAGTCGTACATAAAACTGAATTTGATTATGACTTGCCTTATGAAAGTCAGCGTTATGAACAAATATGCATGCATGACCATATAGAAGAAATGGGCAAGAATATTGTACGTCGTTCGCATCCTGATGACCCGTGTCGACATAGCCGATTGTGGGTTCAGGATGAAATCAAACACGTCTTGGCTCGTGACATTGTAAGAATTCATCTTACTTCTAATTCGTGATTAAATGACATATTCTTTAGGGATAAGTGTTTGAAAATGCAACTAAGTATGGTCAAATGTTTATTGTAGGAACCAACTAtcagttttggatattgtataTAAGTAATTtggtaaaagagtctaaaacattaaaaagtgactTGTTCCATCATTAGCCGGTAAATACTTAATTGCCTGgaaatgtaactaagtatggtcaaatgtttattgtaggaaccaactattagttttggatattgtatggaagtaacttggtatgagtctaaaacattaaaaagtgactTGTTCCATCATTAGCCGGTAAATACTTAATTGCCTGgaaatgtaactaagtatggCCAAATATCTATTGTAGGAACCAACTAtcagttttggatattgtatgaaagtaacttggtaaaagagtctaaaacattaaatagtgacttgttccatcattagccggtaaatactctattttctttttaattatttccgaCGTGGAATATGTGAGCTGGTGGTGACTGAACCTGTAATCCCGTACTCC
The sequence above is drawn from the Erigeron canadensis isolate Cc75 chromosome 4, C_canadensis_v1, whole genome shotgun sequence genome and encodes:
- the LOC122596849 gene encoding TMV resistance protein N-like, giving the protein MQDLELLLKIGLDDVRMIGIKGMGGAGKTTLARAIFDKISTQFEARSFVENVSKASLSGLNSLQNQVLADVSKDQCITVSSVHDGINMMKLRLRGKRVLVVLDDVDHISHLEALAGDNSWFKPGSRIIITTRDEQVLLSHRVSLIHYIHLLSDEEATRLFSRYAFGKDIPVREYEKESLKVVRYANGLPLTVKVLGSLLCGKEKPQWIDTLAGLKTIPLEETVKKLEISYESLEDEHKKIFLDVACFLKNWKTEDAIRMLDGCGFQRKSLITITVVHKTEFDYDLPYESQRYEQICMHDHIEEMGKNIVRRSHPDDPCRHSRLWVQDEIKHVLARDIVRIHLTSNS